In the genome of Mycoplasmopsis pulmonis, one region contains:
- a CDS encoding adenylate kinase family protein — protein sequence MIKRFIVFGPPGVGKGTLASLVSQKYGFEHISTGNIFRSQIASNSELGIKLKEIVESGGYVPDSITNEIVKKTLADLEKEQKSYILDGYPRTLNQIEFLFSLNKAQEYSVWFLEAPSEIILKRLSGRRICPSCNAQYHIYFKKSKLDTKCEIDQSELIQRKDDQESSIIKRLEIYEKQTNSLKKYFKELGILVEIDASKDREEILKELEQKVSL from the coding sequence ATGATAAAAAGATTTATAGTTTTTGGCCCTCCAGGAGTAGGTAAGGGAACTCTGGCTTCTCTAGTTTCTCAAAAATATGGCTTTGAGCACATTTCCACAGGAAATATTTTTAGATCACAAATAGCCTCTAATTCAGAGCTAGGAATAAAACTTAAAGAAATAGTTGAATCAGGGGGATATGTTCCTGATTCAATTACTAATGAAATTGTTAAAAAAACCTTAGCAGATCTCGAAAAAGAGCAAAAAAGTTACATCTTAGATGGCTATCCTAGAACGCTAAACCAAATTGAGTTTCTTTTTAGTTTAAATAAAGCTCAAGAATATAGTGTTTGATTTTTAGAAGCTCCTAGTGAAATTATTCTAAAAAGACTTAGTGGAAGAAGAATATGTCCTAGTTGTAATGCTCAATATCACATTTACTTTAAAAAATCAAAACTTGATACAAAATGTGAAATTGATCAAAGCGAGCTAATTCAAAGAAAAGATGATCAAGAATCTTCAATTATCAAACGACTTGAAATTTATGAAAAGCAAACTAATTCTTTAAAAAAATATTTCAAAGAACTTGGCATTCTAGTTGAAATTGACGCTTCCAAAGATAGAGAAGAAATTCTAAAAGAATTAGAACAAAAAGTGAGTTTATAA